In Nonomuraea muscovyensis, one genomic interval encodes:
- a CDS encoding alpha/beta fold hydrolase → MERRLVVLAASAFIVAAVLSCAWVTGQFTTPAVDRTGGYVGELAARDQPWTRLFRTTDALAGLACLAGVALVPRARRQWAGWLAMAVFGAFTIAGSVFPYDCAVLSDAGCGRGPLSPAHHAHVAAAVLSAAAVLAAMALLTRRWHAWGASLITGATFGVTALTLAAVASGRLAGAVQRVQVLLVACWLVYLALRLLIAEPPSRRPRRQHVLAAGAGPAVLVSAGPAGAWFHWELVARELARGHRVTRFDRPGLGLSPASPVPPTLYGEAARLAALAPPHPSQVTVVAGSVAAWHAEAFARLHPLRVSKLVLVNPACERGRRPCGYALGRLRLRVGGPAPRGAVSAGRVLGGRVPGGSAFGRAVGPWMPALGGTWGATALARLTGPAAHRMLTGLADGYGVYRRGRVLAAVAGEWLARREMAADLRRIRAAHPLPDVPVTVISSGRGSRCRARVAGLLDAKLVRLPGCGRHVHLDDPGAITDAV, encoded by the coding sequence GTGGAGCGAAGACTCGTGGTGCTCGCGGCCTCCGCGTTCATCGTGGCGGCCGTGCTGTCCTGCGCGTGGGTGACGGGACAGTTCACCACGCCGGCCGTGGACCGGACCGGCGGTTACGTCGGCGAGCTGGCCGCCCGCGACCAGCCGTGGACCCGGCTGTTCCGGACGACCGACGCGCTGGCGGGCCTGGCGTGCCTGGCGGGCGTGGCGCTGGTGCCCAGGGCGCGGCGGCAGTGGGCCGGCTGGCTGGCGATGGCCGTCTTCGGCGCGTTCACGATCGCCGGGAGCGTGTTCCCGTACGACTGCGCCGTGCTCAGCGACGCCGGCTGCGGGCGCGGGCCGCTGTCGCCGGCGCACCACGCGCACGTGGCCGCCGCGGTGCTGTCCGCCGCCGCCGTCCTGGCCGCGATGGCGCTGCTGACCCGGCGCTGGCACGCCTGGGGGGCCTCCCTGATCACGGGCGCCACGTTCGGCGTCACCGCGCTCACGCTCGCCGCCGTCGCCTCCGGCCGGCTGGCCGGAGCCGTCCAGCGCGTGCAGGTGCTGCTCGTCGCGTGCTGGCTGGTGTACCTCGCGCTGCGGCTGCTCATCGCCGAGCCGCCGTCGCGCCGGCCGCGCCGGCAGCACGTGCTCGCCGCCGGCGCCGGCCCGGCCGTGCTGGTCAGCGCGGGGCCCGCGGGCGCGTGGTTCCACTGGGAGCTGGTCGCCCGCGAACTGGCGCGCGGGCACCGGGTGACCCGCTTCGACCGACCCGGCCTCGGGCTCAGCCCCGCCTCGCCCGTCCCGCCCACCCTGTACGGCGAGGCGGCCCGCCTGGCGGCCCTGGCCCCGCCCCACCCGTCGCAGGTGACCGTCGTGGCCGGCTCGGTCGCCGCCTGGCACGCGGAGGCGTTCGCCCGGCTGCACCCGTTGCGCGTGTCCAAGCTCGTCCTGGTCAACCCCGCCTGCGAGCGGGGCCGGCGCCCGTGCGGGTACGCCCTGGGCCGCCTCCGCCTCCGCGTCGGCGGGCCCGCGCCCCGAGGTGCTGTGTCCGCGGGGCGTGTGCTCGGCGGGCGGGTGCCCGGGGGGTCCGCGTTCGGGCGGGCGGTCGGGCCGTGGATGCCCGCCCTGGGCGGCACCTGGGGCGCCACCGCGCTGGCGCGGCTGACCGGTCCGGCCGCCCACCGGATGCTCACCGGCCTGGCCGACGGGTACGGCGTCTACCGGCGCGGCCGGGTGCTGGCCGCCGTGGCGGGGGAGTGGCTGGCCCGCCGCGAGATGGCCGCCGACCTGCGGCGCATCCGGGCCGCCCATCCGCTGCCCGACGTGCCGGTCACCGTGATCAGTTCGGGCAGGGGGAGCCGCTGCCGGGCGCGGGTGGCGGGCCTCCTGGACGCCAAGCTGGTCCGCCTGCCCGGCTGCGGCCGGCACGTCCACCTCGACGACCCGGGCGCGATCACCGACGCCGTCTGA
- a CDS encoding aminoglycoside 3'-phosphotransferase gives MRLPGRILDLFGDDAVWSDDHEGMSGETLRVTAPAGVFYVKAGPVAQQEHDRLLWLKRWMNVPDVVAFEGDVLVLADAGWRSLERVPTNAGTVMGRVLRALHDIPVDECPFDERLDLRLTRARERVAAGLVDPGDFDDDHAGMTAEQVYERLVAERPADEDLVVTHGDFTPANVLAPPATGLREGGAAAEPVLVDVGALGIADRYVDLAIVLRELEGQAAADFLEAYGPVEPDRAKLAYYRLMDELF, from the coding sequence ATGCGGCTTCCAGGACGGATCTTGGACCTGTTCGGCGACGACGCGGTGTGGTCCGACGACCATGAGGGCATGAGCGGCGAGACGCTGCGGGTCACCGCGCCGGCGGGCGTCTTCTACGTCAAGGCGGGCCCGGTGGCGCAGCAGGAGCACGACCGGCTGCTGTGGCTCAAGCGCTGGATGAACGTGCCCGACGTGGTGGCGTTCGAGGGCGATGTGCTGGTGCTGGCCGACGCGGGCTGGCGCAGCCTCGAACGCGTCCCCACGAACGCCGGCACGGTGATGGGCCGGGTGCTGCGCGCGCTGCACGACATCCCGGTGGACGAGTGCCCGTTCGACGAGCGGCTGGACCTCCGGCTCACCCGGGCCCGCGAGCGCGTGGCGGCCGGGCTGGTCGATCCGGGCGACTTCGACGACGACCACGCGGGGATGACGGCCGAGCAGGTCTACGAGCGGCTGGTGGCCGAGCGGCCGGCGGACGAGGACCTTGTCGTGACGCACGGCGACTTCACGCCGGCCAACGTGCTCGCCCCGCCCGCCACGGGGCTGCGCGAGGGCGGTGCCGCCGCCGAGCCGGTGCTGGTGGACGTGGGCGCGTTGGGGATCGCCGACCGGTACGTGGACCTGGCCATCGTGCTGCGCGAGCTGGAGGGGCAGGCCGCGGCCGACTTCCTGGAGGCGTACGGGCCGGTGGAGCCCGACCGGGCCAAGCTCGCCTACTACCGGTTGATGGACGAGCTGTTCTGA
- a CDS encoding ABC transporter ATP-binding protein — translation MHVVELEGVAVRVVGKTLLSGVDWRVEYGEHWAILGPNGAGKTTLLSLAAAVRHPSEGAVTVLGHRLGRVDLRTLRRHLGLVAASQRLIDEELMEEEGATAQTVVLTGHTGTSAPLWDRYGEAERERALRLLADLGCKDLADRPFRVCSQGERARIRVARALMADPAVLLLDEPFAGLDLPAREDLVAAVEGLASTRPVLTTITVTHHLEELPATTTHAMLLRDARVLAAGPVTDVLTPARLSECFGRPLHVDHLDGRWYARAARP, via the coding sequence ATGCACGTGGTTGAACTCGAAGGCGTGGCGGTCCGGGTCGTCGGCAAGACACTGCTGAGCGGGGTCGACTGGCGGGTGGAGTACGGCGAGCACTGGGCGATCCTCGGCCCCAACGGCGCCGGCAAGACGACGCTCCTGTCGCTGGCCGCCGCCGTCCGGCATCCCAGCGAGGGCGCGGTCACCGTGCTCGGCCACCGGCTCGGCCGGGTCGATCTGCGGACACTGCGCCGCCACCTCGGCCTGGTCGCGGCCAGTCAGCGGCTGATCGACGAGGAGCTGATGGAGGAGGAGGGGGCGACCGCGCAGACCGTGGTGCTCACCGGCCACACCGGCACCAGCGCCCCGCTGTGGGACAGGTACGGCGAGGCGGAGCGCGAGCGGGCGCTGCGGCTGCTGGCCGACCTGGGCTGCAAGGACCTGGCCGACCGGCCGTTCCGGGTGTGCTCGCAAGGGGAGCGGGCCAGGATCCGGGTGGCGCGGGCCCTCATGGCCGATCCCGCCGTGCTGCTGCTGGACGAGCCGTTCGCGGGGCTCGACCTGCCCGCCCGCGAGGACCTCGTCGCGGCGGTGGAGGGGCTGGCCTCGACCCGGCCGGTGCTGACGACGATCACGGTGACGCACCACCTGGAGGAGCTGCCGGCCACCACCACCCACGCCATGCTGTTGCGTGACGCCCGCGTGCTCGCGGCCGGGCCGGTGACGGACGTCCTCACCCCCGCCCGCCTGTCGGAGTGCTTCGGCCGACCCCTGCACGTGGACCACCTCGACGGCCGCTGGTACGCCCGCGCGGCCCGTCCCTGA
- a CDS encoding adenosylcobinamide-GDP ribazoletransferase, with protein sequence MDAARLAIGTLTIFRVRVHRVDRRVAGRAMLLAPAVGVLVGVPASLPLVVPGMPPLPAAALAMGVLAVLTRGLHLDGLADLADGLGSGRPADRALDIMKKSDIGPFGVMTLVLTLLVQVSALSALSPGPALLPESVPESWPGVPLPADAPLTAPYALVTACVAGRLALTWACRAGVPAARPDGLGAMVAGTVRPAAVWPATLAALAVTALLGLAAAGFPLTPDTLTALMAPDASGSTPAGGAVVRGLDVLYWSEEPSPALALQPALVLPVSLLVGLGAALLLLARAGRRLGGITGDVLGALVETATAATLVTCALLA encoded by the coding sequence ATGGACGCCGCCCGCCTGGCGATCGGCACGCTGACGATCTTCCGGGTCCGGGTGCACCGGGTCGATCGCCGGGTCGCCGGGCGGGCCATGCTGCTGGCCCCGGCCGTAGGCGTCCTGGTGGGCGTGCCGGCGAGCCTGCCGCTGGTGGTTCCGGGGATGCCGCCGTTGCCGGCGGCGGCGCTCGCGATGGGCGTGCTGGCGGTGCTGACGCGCGGGCTGCACCTGGACGGGCTGGCCGACCTCGCTGACGGGCTGGGCAGCGGCCGGCCCGCCGACCGGGCGCTCGACATCATGAAGAAGTCGGACATCGGGCCGTTCGGCGTGATGACACTGGTGCTGACGCTTCTCGTCCAGGTGTCCGCCCTGTCGGCCCTGTCCCCCGGTCCGGCGTTGCTGCCGGAGTCCGTGCCGGAGTCCTGGCCCGGCGTGCCGCTTCCGGCGGACGCGCCGCTGACGGCGCCGTACGCGCTGGTGACGGCCTGCGTGGCCGGGCGCCTGGCGCTGACCTGGGCCTGCCGGGCCGGGGTCCCCGCGGCCCGGCCCGACGGGCTCGGCGCGATGGTCGCGGGCACGGTACGACCGGCCGCCGTCTGGCCGGCGACCCTGGCGGCGCTCGCTGTGACCGCGCTCCTCGGCCTGGCCGCCGCGGGGTTCCCGCTCACGCCGGACACCCTCACGGCCCTCATGGCGCCGGACGCGTCCGGCTCCACGCCGGCGGGCGGGGCGGTCGTCCGCGGGCTGGACGTTCTCTACTGGTCCGAGGAGCCGTCACCGGCGCTCGCCCTGCAGCCGGCGCTGGTGCTGCCGGTGAGCCTGCTCGTGGGGCTGGGGGCGGCGCTGCTGCTGCTGGCGCGGGCCGGGCGGCGGCTCGGCGGGATCACGGGCGACGTGCTGGGCGCCCTGGTCGAGACGGCCACCGCCGCCACCCTCGTGACCTGCGCGCTCCTCGCCTGA
- a CDS encoding bifunctional adenosylcobinamide kinase/adenosylcobinamide-phosphate guanylyltransferase, which translates to MKVLLTGTAGGAGWPEPGCRCASCSVLPAGRRRPFEPVVDGAVRFPFDAPPAGYRPFAGGHGLAGPDGSRLLHIPEGPVPDVRCDLVLIDLLDRPERLGLLRRDGVVDRDTEVVAVGLDHRIRSEEELARRLALWGARAVPDGTTLDTLRPVATPPVPAGRRELLLGGSRSGKSAEAELRLAGEPHVTYLATGPGGEGDGEWAARVRAHRERRPAHWTTVETTDLAGAVRGATSPLLVDGLGTWLAAVFDEHGAWEGDRSAVWRRCDELVAAWRDTAWRIVAVSDEVGMGVVPATSSGRAFRDALGRLNERLAAESEDVTLVVAGRSCRL; encoded by the coding sequence GTGAAGGTCCTTCTCACCGGCACGGCGGGCGGCGCCGGCTGGCCGGAGCCCGGCTGCCGGTGCGCCTCCTGCTCCGTCCTGCCCGCCGGGCGCCGCCGGCCGTTCGAGCCCGTCGTGGACGGCGCGGTCAGGTTCCCGTTCGACGCGCCGCCCGCCGGCTACCGGCCGTTCGCGGGCGGGCACGGCCTGGCCGGGCCCGACGGCTCGCGCCTGCTGCACATCCCCGAGGGGCCCGTTCCCGACGTCCGGTGCGACCTGGTGCTCATCGACCTGCTCGACCGCCCCGAACGGCTCGGCCTGCTGCGGCGCGACGGGGTGGTGGACCGCGACACCGAGGTGGTGGCCGTGGGGCTGGACCACCGGATCAGGTCGGAGGAGGAGCTGGCGCGGCGGCTTGCGCTGTGGGGCGCGCGGGCGGTGCCCGACGGGACCACGCTCGACACCCTCAGGCCCGTCGCCACGCCACCCGTGCCCGCCGGGCGCAGGGAGCTGCTGCTGGGCGGGTCGCGATCGGGCAAGTCGGCCGAGGCCGAACTGCGACTGGCCGGCGAACCGCACGTCACCTACCTGGCGACCGGACCGGGCGGCGAGGGCGACGGCGAGTGGGCCGCGCGGGTGCGCGCCCACCGGGAGCGCCGGCCCGCGCACTGGACGACGGTGGAGACGACGGACCTCGCCGGGGCCGTCCGCGGCGCCACGTCCCCGCTGCTGGTGGACGGGCTCGGCACGTGGCTGGCGGCGGTGTTCGACGAGCACGGCGCCTGGGAGGGCGACCGGTCGGCGGTGTGGCGGCGCTGCGACGAGCTGGTGGCCGCGTGGCGCGACACGGCGTGGCGGATCGTCGCCGTGTCGGACGAGGTGGGCATGGGCGTGGTGCCGGCCACCTCCAGCGGGCGGGCTTTCAGGGACGCGCTCGGACGGCTCAACGAGCGGCTGGCCGCCGAGTCGGAGGACGTGACGCTCGTCGTGGCGGGGCGATCGTGCCGGCTGTGA
- a CDS encoding DUF3043 domain-containing protein, translated as MDDTPVPVDDPKPQGKGRPTPKRRDAEGRRRQPVSAPKDRKEAYRQMRAKQAAERERARKGMLAGDERYYPARDKGPARKFARDWVDSRRLPSQYFLPFSLFILLVTWIPWPPAIQPVVIGYVITIGWPLMMFGVLFTSIFVAWKVKKQVAEKYPDESLRGVGFYAAMRALQIRRLRFPPPTVLPGGKPVPPKK; from the coding sequence GTGGACGACACCCCCGTCCCCGTTGACGATCCTAAGCCCCAGGGTAAGGGTCGTCCCACACCCAAGCGCCGAGACGCCGAAGGCAGGCGGCGCCAGCCCGTGAGCGCGCCGAAGGACCGCAAGGAGGCCTATCGGCAGATGCGGGCCAAGCAGGCGGCCGAGCGCGAGCGGGCCCGCAAGGGCATGCTCGCGGGCGACGAGCGCTACTACCCCGCCCGCGACAAGGGGCCGGCGCGCAAGTTCGCGCGTGACTGGGTCGACTCCCGGCGGCTGCCGAGCCAGTACTTCCTGCCGTTCTCGCTGTTCATCCTGCTGGTGACGTGGATTCCGTGGCCGCCCGCCATCCAGCCGGTGGTGATCGGTTACGTGATCACGATCGGCTGGCCGCTCATGATGTTCGGCGTGCTGTTCACCTCGATCTTCGTGGCCTGGAAGGTCAAGAAGCAGGTGGCCGAGAAGTACCCCGACGAGAGCCTGCGCGGCGTCGGCTTCTACGCGGCCATGCGCGCGCTGCAGATCCGCAGGCTGCGTTTCCCGCCGCCCACGGTGCTGCCGGGCGGCAAGCCGGTCCCGCCGAAGAAGTAG
- a CDS encoding SMI1/KNR4 family protein produces MLKLVRAALTAAVLAALAVRLRRRARLRVPEPEEAAGRGRAAPAGSAAPRPTRFGARRPRRVVPLVFGASAVVVAALTLAAYLVVPEKFGRVRQPEATGPAVTRTIEQTTAQATEQATEHSAEQTAGHATPAAETAGQAVSGCGPRPRPVVVRPLDPKVRRAVDRQWRRIERWLRTRAPRTYAALDRPGRAATIAVAESQMGVDFPDDLRASLLRHDGSAAFGFGQPAHLGVREIRDAWRALCREEGLRRATVPGGQWHGGLIPVQRRADGGWSVLRARTGDAARRPATPDSQAMPDAQGTRDAQTMPEGQAMPEGQSRPYTQGPQPTARDERRTARRTYEHYALLRATADALEEGGLVQGRKPRVVRGFLRWTPPNRVSPNRTPPGRTSPSRTPATSGG; encoded by the coding sequence GTGCTGAAGCTCGTTCGCGCGGCGCTGACCGCGGCCGTCCTCGCCGCGCTGGCGGTGCGGCTGCGCCGCCGCGCGCGCCTGCGCGTCCCCGAGCCCGAGGAGGCGGCAGGCCGCGGTCGCGCCGCTCCGGCCGGTTCCGCGGCGCCGCGGCCCACCCGCTTCGGGGCGCGGCGGCCGCGGCGGGTCGTTCCCCTGGTGTTCGGCGCGAGCGCGGTGGTGGTGGCGGCGCTGACGCTGGCCGCGTACCTGGTGGTGCCGGAGAAGTTCGGCCGCGTGCGGCAACCGGAGGCCACCGGGCCGGCCGTGACCAGGACCATCGAGCAGACGACGGCGCAGGCCACCGAACAAGCCACCGAGCACTCCGCCGAGCAGACCGCCGGGCACGCCACGCCGGCCGCCGAGACGGCGGGGCAGGCGGTCTCCGGGTGCGGCCCGCGACCCCGTCCCGTGGTGGTGCGCCCGCTGGACCCGAAGGTCAGGCGGGCCGTGGACCGGCAGTGGCGGCGCATCGAGCGCTGGCTCAGGACCCGCGCGCCCCGGACGTACGCCGCGCTCGACAGGCCGGGCCGGGCCGCGACGATCGCTGTCGCCGAGTCGCAGATGGGCGTCGACTTCCCCGACGACCTGCGCGCCTCGCTGCTGCGGCACGACGGGTCGGCCGCGTTCGGGTTCGGGCAGCCGGCGCACCTCGGGGTCCGGGAGATCCGTGACGCCTGGCGGGCCCTGTGCCGCGAGGAGGGCCTGCGCCGGGCGACCGTCCCCGGCGGGCAGTGGCACGGCGGCCTGATCCCGGTACAGCGGCGCGCGGACGGCGGGTGGAGCGTGCTGCGGGCGCGCACCGGCGACGCCGCCCGTCGACCGGCCACGCCGGACTCACAGGCCATGCCGGACGCGCAGGGGACGCGGGACGCGCAGACCATGCCGGAGGGGCAGGCCATGCCGGAGGGGCAGAGCAGGCCGTACACGCAGGGCCCGCAACCAACGGCGCGGGACGAGCGACGCACCGCGCGGCGCACGTACGAGCACTACGCGCTGCTGCGCGCGACCGCCGACGCCCTGGAAGAGGGCGGGCTGGTGCAGGGGCGGAAGCCGCGGGTCGTCCGCGGCTTCCTGCGCTGGACGCCGCCGAACCGGGTCTCGCCGAACCGGACCCCGCCCGGCCGGACCTCGCCGAGCCGGACTCCGGCCACGTCGGGGGGCTGA
- the htpX gene encoding zinc metalloprotease HtpX codes for MVVTMFLLGLLYVVFVGVLVALGVRALTVLLIAGGLLLAQYFLSDRIALYGMGGREVSPQEAPELHGLVDRLCAMADMPKPRVAIADSDVPNAFATGRDRRHAVVCVTTGLLRRLDRRELEGVLAHELSHVAHRDVAVMTIASFLGVVAGLMTRVALYTGFGGRRSDGQGGLPIGLVIMLVSVLVYAVSFVLTRALSRYRELAADRAGALLTQQPSVLAGALTKISGEMARIPTRDLREAEPFNAFYFAPALASGAGLAALFATHPPLERRLQQLAEISAQLGRG; via the coding sequence ATGGTCGTGACGATGTTCCTGCTCGGGCTCCTCTACGTGGTGTTCGTCGGCGTCCTCGTCGCCCTGGGCGTACGGGCGCTGACCGTGCTGCTGATCGCCGGGGGCCTGCTGCTGGCGCAGTACTTCCTGTCCGACCGCATCGCCCTGTACGGGATGGGCGGCCGGGAGGTGTCGCCACAGGAGGCTCCCGAACTCCACGGGCTCGTCGACCGGCTGTGCGCCATGGCCGACATGCCCAAGCCGCGGGTGGCGATCGCCGACTCCGACGTCCCCAACGCCTTCGCCACCGGCCGCGACCGAAGGCACGCCGTCGTCTGCGTGACGACCGGCCTCCTGCGCCGCCTCGACCGGCGTGAGCTCGAGGGAGTGCTGGCCCACGAGCTCTCGCACGTCGCCCACCGCGACGTGGCCGTCATGACGATCGCCTCCTTCCTCGGCGTCGTCGCCGGGCTGATGACGCGGGTCGCCCTCTACACGGGGTTCGGCGGGCGTCGCTCCGACGGCCAGGGCGGGTTGCCGATCGGGCTGGTCATCATGCTGGTGTCCGTCCTGGTGTACGCGGTCAGCTTCGTGCTCACCCGGGCCCTGTCGCGCTACCGCGAGCTGGCCGCCGACCGGGCGGGAGCCCTGCTCACCCAGCAGCCGTCGGTGCTGGCCGGCGCACTGACCAAGATCAGCGGCGAGATGGCCCGGATCCCGACGCGCGACCTGCGCGAGGCCGAGCCGTTCAACGCCTTCTACTTCGCTCCGGCGCTCGCCTCGGGCGCCGGCCTGGCCGCCCTGTTCGCCACCCACCCGCCGCTGGAACGGCGGCTGCAGCAGCTCGCGGAGATCTCCGCGCAGCTCGGGAGGGGCTGA
- the pspAA gene encoding PspA-associated protein PspAA yields the protein MIIRIMGEGQVQISPDDIAVLNELDSELESAIEADNEADFRVKLHALLDKVRHVGKALPDDSLEPSELILPPADASIEEVREMLGDQGLIPG from the coding sequence GTGATCATCAGGATCATGGGCGAGGGCCAGGTGCAGATCTCGCCCGACGACATCGCCGTGCTCAACGAGCTCGACAGCGAGCTCGAGTCGGCCATCGAGGCCGACAACGAGGCCGACTTCCGCGTCAAGCTGCACGCGCTGCTCGACAAGGTGCGCCACGTGGGCAAGGCGCTTCCCGACGACAGCCTTGAGCCGTCAGAGCTGATCCTTCCCCCCGCGGACGCCTCGATCGAGGAAGTCCGGGAGATGCTGGGCGACCAGGGCCTCATCCCGGGCTGA
- the pspAB gene encoding PspA-associated protein PspAB: MGWLDAILGRSKPAPPDLDALFALPSAAVTLRAATGLEPTGLGSVAYREAEGVAFAAAERDAKALLGDRVEESADDYGYTWLLVRRPPDATADLVTELHAINSTLEGAGFGPSLLCSLVSFADPAEGRRLAVVYLYKRGTFYPFAPLPDRRRDNALELQARGVLEGELRIEPDLGRWFPVWGAPGL, from the coding sequence ATGGGCTGGCTGGACGCGATCCTGGGCCGGTCGAAGCCGGCCCCGCCCGACCTCGACGCGCTGTTCGCGCTCCCGTCGGCCGCCGTGACGCTGCGCGCCGCCACCGGTTTGGAGCCGACGGGGCTGGGCTCGGTCGCCTACCGCGAGGCCGAGGGCGTCGCGTTCGCCGCCGCCGAGCGCGACGCCAAGGCGCTGCTCGGCGACCGGGTGGAGGAGTCGGCCGACGACTACGGCTACACCTGGCTGCTGGTGCGCCGCCCGCCCGACGCGACCGCCGACCTGGTGACCGAGCTGCACGCGATCAACTCCACCCTGGAGGGCGCCGGGTTCGGGCCGTCGCTGCTGTGCTCCCTGGTGTCCTTCGCCGACCCGGCCGAGGGGCGGCGGCTGGCCGTCGTCTACCTCTACAAGCGGGGCACCTTCTACCCGTTCGCCCCCCTTCCCGACCGGCGGCGCGACAACGCCCTCGAACTCCAGGCGCGCGGCGTCCTCGAAGGAGAGCTCCGCATCGAGCCGGATCTCGGCAGATGGTTCCCGGTCTGGGGCGCTCCAGGGCTCTGA
- a CDS encoding PspA/IM30 family protein encodes MSVMKRLSMIFKSKANKALDKMEDPRETLDYSYQRQLELLQKVRRGVADVATSRKRVELQINGLEQQSRRYEEQGRKALSVGREDLAREALQRRSNLQTQMADLRTQHDNLQAEEEKLTTASQRLQAKVDAFRTKKETIKATYTAAEAQTRINEAFSGISEEMGDVGLAIQRAEDKTAQMQARAGAIDELLASGALDDYSGTRGDDIQAELDRMGGGMDVELELARMKAELGQGPAPQGAIEPGQQPPQAQPQQQPQQQSQTQQLRQPGEGA; translated from the coding sequence ATGAGCGTGATGAAGAGACTTTCGATGATCTTCAAGTCCAAGGCCAACAAGGCCCTGGACAAGATGGAGGATCCACGCGAGACCCTCGACTATTCCTACCAGCGGCAACTGGAGCTGCTGCAGAAGGTGCGCAGGGGCGTGGCCGACGTCGCCACCTCCCGCAAGCGGGTCGAGCTGCAGATCAACGGCCTGGAGCAGCAGTCCAGGCGTTATGAGGAACAGGGCCGCAAGGCGTTGTCGGTGGGCCGCGAGGACCTCGCCCGTGAGGCGCTGCAGCGCCGCTCCAACCTGCAGACCCAGATGGCAGACCTCAGGACGCAGCACGACAACCTGCAGGCCGAGGAGGAGAAGCTCACCACCGCCTCCCAGCGGCTGCAGGCCAAGGTTGACGCCTTCCGCACCAAGAAGGAGACCATCAAGGCCACCTACACCGCCGCCGAGGCCCAGACGCGCATCAACGAGGCCTTCTCCGGCATCTCCGAGGAGATGGGCGACGTCGGCCTGGCCATCCAGCGCGCCGAGGACAAGACCGCGCAGATGCAGGCGCGTGCCGGGGCCATCGACGAGCTGCTCGCCAGCGGCGCGCTCGACGACTACAGCGGCACCCGTGGTGACGACATCCAGGCCGAGCTCGACCGCATGGGCGGCGGCATGGACGTGGAGCTGGAGCTGGCCCGCATGAAGGCCGAGCTCGGCCAGGGCCCGGCCCCGCAGGGCGCCATCGAGCCGGGCCAGCAGCCGCCGCAGGCCCAGCCCCAGCAGCAGCCCCAGCAGCAGTCCCAGACGCAGCAACTGCGCCAGCCGGGGGAGGGCGCGTGA
- a CDS encoding aldo/keto reductase family protein has product MEFRHLGRSGLKVSEISYGNWLTHGSQVEEDAAKQCVQAALDEGITTFDTADVYAGTKAEDVLGRALKGVRRESLEIFTKVYWPTGPGQNDRGLSRKHITESIHGSLRRLQTDYVDLYQAHRFDVETPLEETLKTFDDLVRQGKVLYVGVSEWTADQIAQALKIADEMGFDRIVSSQPQYSMLWRVIESEVVPLCEREGIGQIVWSPIAQGVLTGKYLPGQQPPAGSRATDENGGSGMIARFMKDDVLTRVQELKPIAADLGLSMAQLAVAWVLQNPNVSSAIVGASRPDQVRDNVKAAGVKLDTDVLKRIDDVLGPIIERDPARTQSPSARP; this is encoded by the coding sequence ATGGAATTCAGGCACCTCGGCCGTAGCGGTCTCAAAGTCAGCGAGATCAGCTACGGCAACTGGCTCACCCATGGTTCCCAGGTCGAGGAGGACGCCGCCAAGCAGTGCGTGCAGGCGGCGCTCGACGAGGGCATCACCACCTTCGACACCGCCGACGTCTACGCCGGCACCAAGGCCGAGGACGTGCTCGGCCGGGCGCTGAAGGGTGTGCGCCGGGAGTCACTGGAGATCTTCACCAAGGTCTACTGGCCCACCGGCCCGGGACAGAACGACCGTGGCCTGTCACGCAAGCACATCACCGAGTCGATCCATGGTTCGCTGCGCCGCCTGCAGACCGACTACGTCGACCTCTACCAGGCCCACCGGTTCGACGTCGAGACGCCGCTGGAGGAGACGCTCAAGACGTTCGACGACCTCGTACGGCAGGGCAAGGTCCTCTACGTCGGCGTCAGCGAGTGGACGGCCGACCAGATCGCCCAGGCGCTGAAGATCGCCGACGAGATGGGCTTCGACCGGATCGTCTCCAGCCAGCCGCAGTACTCGATGCTCTGGCGCGTCATCGAGTCGGAGGTCGTGCCGCTGTGCGAGCGGGAGGGCATCGGCCAGATCGTCTGGTCGCCCATCGCGCAGGGCGTCCTCACCGGGAAGTATCTGCCGGGGCAGCAGCCCCCCGCGGGCTCCAGGGCCACCGACGAGAACGGCGGCAGCGGCATGATCGCCCGGTTCATGAAGGACGACGTGCTCACCAGGGTGCAGGAGCTCAAGCCGATCGCCGCGGACCTCGGGCTCAGCATGGCCCAGCTCGCGGTGGCGTGGGTGCTGCAGAACCCGAACGTCTCCAGCGCGATCGTCGGCGCCTCCCGCCCCGACCAGGTGCGCGACAACGTCAAGGCGGCGGGCGTCAAGCTCGACACCGACGTGCTGAAGCGGATCGACGACGTGCTCGGCCCGATCATCGAGCGTGACCCGGCCAGGACGCAGAGCCCCAGCGCGCGCCCGTAG